One part of the Laspinema palackyanum D2c genome encodes these proteins:
- a CDS encoding GAF domain-containing protein, with amino-acid sequence MTDSSLRKVADRLAKTLNQDLLIQQTTHELREILKVNRILLYYFYSPWKGQVTFESVSDPQFSIFGKSGPDQCFGEEYAALYLQGRVRAISNIEIEPINECHREFLRNLQVQANLVVPILSPIGLWGLLVAHHCEDTRLWSLDDIKRMKTAAATLGTAATIRDS; translated from the coding sequence ATGACTGATTCAAGCTTGCGAAAGGTTGCTGACCGTTTAGCAAAAACCCTAAATCAGGATTTATTAATTCAACAAACTACCCATGAATTAAGAGAAATCCTCAAGGTTAATCGGATTTTATTATATTACTTTTATTCCCCTTGGAAAGGACAAGTCACCTTTGAATCCGTGAGCGATCCTCAATTTTCCATTTTTGGCAAAAGTGGACCGGACCAATGTTTTGGAGAGGAATATGCCGCTTTATATTTGCAAGGCCGAGTCCGGGCAATTTCTAATATTGAAATTGAACCCATTAACGAGTGCCATCGAGAGTTTCTGCGGAACCTGCAAGTTCAAGCCAATTTAGTGGTGCCAATTCTTTCCCCGATTGGATTATGGGGATTACTCGTAGCGCATCACTGTGAGGATACTCGACTCTGGTCTTTAGATGATATCAAGCGGATGAAAACTGCCGCAGCAACTTTAGGAACTGCGGCCACAATTCGAGATAGTTAA
- a CDS encoding amino acid ABC transporter permease produces MDSKAELPPITPKLSPWIWARKNLFNTWYNSILTVICLGLIYQLGGGLLHWAIALADWQVIGVNWRLFLVGRYPPQLYWRVGMATGVIAGAAAFSFWAIRWRSRWVQWIPLAWILAFPVILWFIGGGLGLRQVQTQLWNGLLLTLVTAIVSIVLSFPAGVLLALGRQSSLPVLRWLCILYIEIVRGLPLIGILFMAQVMLPLFLPVEMRLDRVMRAIAGLSLFSAAYMAENVRGGLQSVPRGQIEAAKALGLATPWVISLIVLPQALRAVIPAIVGQFIGLFKDTSLLALVGLVELTGMARSILAQPEFIGDYAEVYIFVGLIYWIFCYGMSLASRRLEQKLAVGKS; encoded by the coding sequence ATGGATAGCAAAGCCGAACTTCCACCGATTACGCCCAAACTTTCTCCCTGGATTTGGGCCAGAAAAAACCTATTTAATACTTGGTACAACAGTATTCTGACGGTGATTTGTCTGGGGTTGATTTATCAACTTGGGGGCGGATTGTTACATTGGGCGATCGCCTTGGCGGATTGGCAAGTAATAGGGGTCAACTGGCGGTTGTTTTTAGTCGGAAGATATCCCCCCCAACTCTATTGGCGCGTCGGCATGGCAACGGGGGTAATTGCTGGCGCTGCTGCCTTTTCTTTCTGGGCAATTCGCTGGCGTTCCCGGTGGGTTCAATGGATTCCTTTGGCCTGGATTTTAGCATTTCCGGTGATTCTTTGGTTCATTGGTGGGGGATTGGGACTGCGACAGGTTCAGACGCAGTTATGGAATGGATTATTACTCACCCTGGTGACAGCAATTGTGAGTATTGTGTTGTCATTTCCAGCGGGAGTTTTGTTAGCATTAGGACGGCAAAGTTCTCTTCCGGTGTTGCGCTGGTTGTGCATTCTCTATATTGAAATTGTTCGGGGATTGCCGTTAATTGGGATTTTGTTTATGGCGCAGGTGATGTTGCCGTTGTTTTTACCCGTGGAGATGCGTCTTGATCGCGTCATGCGGGCGATCGCTGGGTTGAGTCTGTTTAGTGCCGCTTACATGGCAGAAAATGTCCGAGGAGGTTTGCAATCTGTCCCTCGGGGACAAATTGAAGCAGCGAAAGCGTTGGGATTAGCAACCCCTTGGGTGATTTCGCTGATTGTCTTACCCCAAGCATTACGCGCCGTGATTCCCGCCATTGTGGGGCAGTTTATTGGATTATTTAAAGATACGTCTTTACTAGCGCTGGTGGGTTTAGTAGAATTAACAGGGATGGCGCGATCGATTCTGGCTCAACCTGAATTTATCGGGGACTACGCGGAAGTCTACATTTTTGTTGGCTTAATTTACTGGATTTTCTGCTATGGAATGTCCCTTGCCAGTCGCCGGTTAGAGCAAAAATTAGCTGTGGGGAAATCCTAA